From a single Planctellipticum variicoloris genomic region:
- a CDS encoding peptidylprolyl isomerase, translating into MSASSLMLLTVLIAPWFADADEPGYVAQVDGQKISIRDVTFLAELRGEPLDRGAKIPDRIVDEAIDRELIRQFLAEKKVTAHPELLAQQLQQVEALIRRRQEEPEAFLTRLGFTQEQLEQELSLPLAWAEYVRRTVHATQIRQYFDEHRSEFDGTKIRARHIVLQLPKDAPPKDLEIRQQRLAAVRKEILAGQRDFAAAAREISESPSKETGGDLGIIPFRGRIPASVAQAAFRLQSGEITEPVVSPFGVHLVFVEERIPGQLSLEDARPQILEVFGKGIWEQTAKQQRGKVKITRPKL; encoded by the coding sequence GTGTCCGCCAGCTCCCTCATGCTCTTGACGGTCCTGATTGCGCCCTGGTTCGCCGACGCCGACGAACCGGGCTATGTTGCCCAGGTCGACGGTCAGAAGATTTCGATCCGCGACGTCACGTTTCTGGCGGAGCTGCGCGGCGAACCGCTCGACCGTGGAGCGAAGATTCCCGATCGCATCGTCGACGAGGCCATCGACCGAGAGCTGATCCGGCAGTTTCTCGCGGAGAAAAAGGTCACTGCCCATCCGGAACTTCTCGCCCAGCAGTTGCAGCAGGTCGAGGCGCTGATTCGCCGTCGGCAGGAGGAGCCAGAGGCGTTCCTCACGCGGCTCGGGTTCACGCAGGAACAGCTCGAACAGGAGCTTTCGCTGCCGCTGGCCTGGGCGGAATACGTCCGACGAACGGTTCATGCAACGCAGATTCGCCAGTATTTCGACGAGCATCGGTCCGAGTTCGACGGGACAAAAATCCGCGCCCGGCACATTGTTCTACAGCTTCCCAAAGACGCGCCTCCGAAGGATCTTGAGATCCGTCAACAGCGACTGGCCGCCGTTCGCAAGGAAATTCTGGCCGGCCAACGAGACTTCGCCGCCGCCGCCCGCGAGATCTCCGAGTCTCCCAGTAAAGAAACTGGCGGCGACCTGGGGATCATTCCTTTCCGCGGTCGAATTCCCGCTTCGGTGGCGCAGGCCGCCTTTCGCCTCCAGTCCGGCGAGATCACCGAACCGGTGGTCAGTCCGTTCGGCGTCCATCTGGTGTTCGTCGAGGAGCGGATTCCCGGGCAATTAAGCCTGGAAGACGCACGGCCGCAGATTCTGGAGGTGTTCGGCAAGGGGATCTGGGAGCAGACTGCGAAACAGCAGCGGGGCAAAGTGAAGATCACTCGCCCCAAACTGTAG
- a CDS encoding efflux RND transporter permease subunit, whose product MEPAEPPSTTSPDSTPDWTQMLAGWLIGLWPFLGIGALILAALAWFPASRLQFEQSIESLYAESHPRLIDYRVSRNTFGGDEFVIVSYADPDLFEDAESNKLSQAAQDRINALADKIRALSGIEPGSIQSLADALRFPYGRSKIREFLTGILLGSDGVTTAIVARLKPPGAAAPPRAETFREIREIAAAHELPAVVVGEPIQVHEMFRYVEEDGGTLGAASTGLLMIVIIVLFRSLRWMLLPIIVVQVSLLWTRAVLVLSGLQLSMVSSMLNSLVTIIGIATVMHVTVRYRDKRATLGRVDAARATLAELIVPTFWTIVTTASGFAALITSHILPVASFGVMMTLATLMVAVAAAAIVPAGILLGRVTQTPSVVPAEHLIAGALSRITGAVERAPLLIGVSMATLMTVCGAGLFRLQVETDFSKNFRAESPVVKALEFFESKLGGAGTWEVSFPAPARLTEEFLGQVRGLADDLRQLELRTTQDRLTKVVSITDGLDLIPERILFTRLSLETRLGLLSGIQSEFTSSLYNPKAGRMRIMLRAMERQPSETKLKLIEDVEQLARKRFPESNATGLFVLLTFIIESLMSDQLTSSLLAGAALTIQMSIAFRSLRIGLISLIPNIFPILLVIGTMGWIGLPVNIATAMIASVSLGLTVDSSVHYITSYHAARRRGASVSEALDATSQGVGLALVFANVALVAGFSVLTLSHFIPLVYFGILVSVSMLGGLFGNLVLLPLLLRMVDARPYGSSDPAPACDV is encoded by the coding sequence ATGGAGCCCGCCGAACCGCCTTCCACGACCAGCCCGGACTCAACACCGGACTGGACGCAGATGCTGGCTGGCTGGCTGATCGGGCTGTGGCCGTTTCTGGGGATCGGAGCCCTGATCCTCGCGGCGCTCGCCTGGTTTCCGGCGTCGCGACTGCAGTTCGAACAGTCGATTGAGTCGCTTTACGCCGAGTCTCACCCGCGGCTGATCGATTACCGCGTCAGCCGGAACACGTTTGGCGGTGACGAATTCGTCATCGTCTCCTACGCCGATCCCGATCTGTTCGAAGATGCCGAATCCAACAAGCTGTCGCAGGCGGCGCAGGATCGGATCAACGCTCTCGCGGATAAAATCCGTGCTCTGTCGGGCATCGAGCCGGGGAGCATTCAGAGTCTGGCCGACGCGCTCCGGTTTCCATACGGCCGCAGCAAGATCCGGGAGTTCCTGACGGGAATTCTGCTGGGTTCCGACGGCGTGACGACGGCGATCGTCGCGCGGCTCAAGCCGCCCGGGGCCGCGGCGCCGCCCCGGGCGGAAACCTTCCGTGAGATCCGGGAGATTGCCGCCGCGCACGAACTGCCCGCTGTAGTAGTCGGAGAACCGATCCAGGTCCACGAGATGTTTCGCTATGTGGAAGAAGACGGGGGCACGCTGGGGGCGGCGTCGACCGGTCTGCTGATGATCGTGATTATCGTTCTGTTTCGCAGCCTGCGCTGGATGCTGCTGCCGATTATTGTGGTGCAGGTCTCGCTCCTCTGGACGCGGGCGGTGCTGGTCTTGAGCGGGCTGCAGCTCAGCATGGTCAGCTCGATGCTGAATTCACTGGTGACGATCATCGGCATTGCCACAGTCATGCACGTCACTGTCCGCTATCGAGACAAACGGGCGACGCTTGGCCGGGTCGACGCCGCCCGGGCGACGTTGGCGGAATTGATCGTGCCGACATTCTGGACCATTGTGACCACGGCCTCGGGCTTTGCCGCGCTGATCACCAGCCACATTCTGCCGGTCGCAAGCTTCGGCGTGATGATGACGCTGGCGACCCTGATGGTTGCTGTCGCCGCGGCGGCGATCGTACCGGCGGGAATCCTGCTGGGCCGGGTCACTCAGACTCCATCCGTTGTCCCGGCCGAACATCTGATCGCCGGTGCGCTCTCTCGGATCACGGGGGCGGTTGAACGGGCGCCGCTGCTGATTGGCGTCAGCATGGCGACGCTGATGACCGTCTGCGGAGCCGGGCTGTTTCGTCTCCAGGTGGAAACGGACTTCAGCAAGAATTTCCGGGCGGAAAGCCCGGTGGTGAAGGCGCTGGAGTTCTTTGAATCCAAGCTGGGGGGGGCGGGAACCTGGGAAGTGAGCTTTCCGGCTCCGGCTCGGTTGACCGAAGAATTTCTCGGTCAGGTCCGCGGGCTGGCTGACGACCTGCGTCAGCTCGAACTTCGCACGACGCAGGATCGACTGACCAAAGTCGTTTCGATCACGGATGGGCTGGACCTGATTCCCGAGCGGATTCTGTTCACTCGGCTGTCGCTGGAGACCCGGCTGGGCCTCCTCAGCGGCATTCAGTCCGAATTCACCTCCAGCCTCTACAACCCCAAAGCCGGCCGGATGCGGATCATGCTGCGGGCCATGGAGCGGCAGCCTTCCGAGACAAAACTCAAGCTGATTGAGGACGTCGAACAACTGGCCCGCAAGCGGTTTCCGGAATCGAACGCCACCGGGCTGTTTGTCCTGCTGACGTTTATTATTGAAAGTCTGATGAGCGACCAGCTCACCAGTTCGCTCCTGGCGGGGGCGGCGCTGACCATTCAGATGTCGATCGCGTTTCGCAGTCTGCGGATCGGCCTGATTTCACTGATCCCTAATATTTTTCCGATTTTGCTGGTCATCGGTACGATGGGCTGGATCGGACTGCCGGTGAACATTGCCACCGCGATGATCGCCAGCGTCTCGCTCGGACTGACGGTCGATTCCAGTGTGCACTATATCACGTCGTATCACGCCGCCAGACGTCGCGGCGCCTCGGTCAGCGAAGCACTTGACGCCACCAGCCAAGGGGTCGGGCTGGCCCTGGTGTTTGCCAATGTGGCGCTCGTGGCGGGATTTTCGGTGCTGACCCTCTCGCACTTTATCCCGCTGGTCTATTTTGGAATTCTCGTGAGCGTCTCGATGCTGGGCGGCTTGTTCGGCAATCTCGTACTGCTACCGCTTCTCTTGCGGATGGTGGACGCAAGGCCATATGGCTCTTCCGATCCCGCCCCCGCATGCGACGTGTGA
- a CDS encoding RNA polymerase sigma factor, whose translation MTAPSRNAWSQQIAGWYEAYARELWALYYTICSDPERSTEAVQEAFLRLQEHRGEPIRDPKGWLLFVGRNWLRDQARRKASSVKSNVEFHDLTESHSGPEEEFFRHELQLSMREALAELREEDREVLVLRYALGWSSQRIGEQLGVRAASVDMRLTRARQRLAVVLNRMQIEPPESD comes from the coding sequence ATGACGGCACCGTCCCGCAATGCATGGTCTCAGCAGATCGCCGGGTGGTACGAGGCGTACGCGCGGGAGTTGTGGGCGCTGTATTACACGATCTGCAGCGACCCGGAGCGGTCGACGGAGGCGGTGCAGGAGGCGTTTCTCCGGCTGCAGGAACACCGGGGAGAGCCGATTCGCGATCCCAAAGGCTGGTTGTTGTTCGTGGGACGCAACTGGCTGCGGGATCAGGCCCGACGGAAAGCCAGTTCGGTGAAATCCAACGTCGAGTTTCACGACCTGACAGAGTCCCACAGTGGGCCGGAAGAGGAGTTTTTCCGACATGAGCTGCAGCTTTCCATGCGGGAGGCGCTCGCGGAGCTGCGGGAGGAGGATCGGGAAGTGCTGGTCCTGCGGTACGCGCTCGGCTGGTCCTCCCAGAGAATCGGCGAACAGCTCGGGGTTCGGGCCGCTTCGGTCGATATGCGACTGACGCGCGCCCGCCAGCGCCTGGCCGTCGTCCTGAACCGCATGCAGATCGAACCTCCCGAAAGCGACTGA
- a CDS encoding S1C family serine protease, with protein sequence MTSPICRSLIAVIASTALLAIELPRTAAQDSGQPTETVTRQTEVYLGVITEPVSEAMATQLRRQLPGGRGLLVKRLLPGSPAERAGLRPMDIIAATDGQPVGRPDDLKERVVRRKPAELLKMSVIREGETQSLDVPLGERTVSTLIARHFPPQAGSGGAERSLLPEPTDALAAVETIPRTLHALTLRTKDGRQFNLSLEYLDAKGQPQAAALSGDVTTLREDLKSLPEAVQQAAGRHLDAAEREKLLARTVQFRCSPGQLGAERTLQISVRQPEASGAVRWFELERTIAAGPGSMRLSQTLDLPEVQSQLSDMDPAVRARIEQTLKTASLPAVGLKREESQ encoded by the coding sequence ATGACTTCGCCAATCTGCCGAAGCCTGATTGCCGTCATTGCCTCCACTGCATTGCTGGCGATCGAATTGCCGCGCACCGCCGCGCAGGATTCCGGCCAGCCGACCGAAACGGTGACCCGCCAGACGGAGGTCTATCTCGGTGTCATCACCGAACCGGTTTCCGAAGCGATGGCGACGCAATTGCGCCGGCAGTTGCCGGGCGGACGTGGCCTGCTGGTCAAACGCCTGCTCCCCGGTTCGCCCGCGGAACGGGCCGGGCTGCGGCCAATGGATATCATCGCAGCCACCGACGGCCAGCCGGTCGGACGTCCGGATGATCTCAAAGAGCGAGTTGTCCGTCGCAAGCCCGCCGAGCTCCTGAAGATGAGCGTGATCCGCGAGGGGGAAACGCAATCGCTCGACGTCCCTCTGGGGGAGCGGACCGTCTCGACGCTGATTGCCCGACATTTCCCTCCGCAGGCAGGATCCGGCGGAGCGGAACGCTCCCTGTTGCCAGAACCGACAGATGCCCTGGCGGCCGTGGAAACCATTCCCCGCACGCTGCATGCCCTGACGCTGCGGACAAAAGACGGCCGACAGTTCAATCTGAGCCTCGAGTATCTCGATGCCAAAGGCCAGCCGCAGGCCGCAGCGCTGTCGGGAGACGTGACGACATTGCGTGAGGATCTCAAATCTTTGCCCGAGGCGGTCCAGCAGGCCGCCGGCCGGCACCTCGACGCCGCGGAACGCGAGAAACTCCTGGCCCGCACTGTGCAGTTTCGTTGCAGTCCCGGGCAGCTTGGCGCGGAACGGACGCTGCAGATCAGCGTCCGGCAGCCAGAGGCGTCGGGAGCGGTCCGCTGGTTCGAACTGGAACGCACCATCGCGGCCGGCCCCGGCTCCATGCGACTGTCCCAGACGCTCGATCTGCCGGAAGTCCAGTCTCAGCTCAGCGACATGGACCCGGCCGTCCGCGCCCGGATCGAGCAGACGCTCAAGACAGCGTCGCTGCCCGCCGTGGGCCTGAAGCGGGAAGAGTCGCAGTAG
- a CDS encoding M16 family metallopeptidase, which translates to MPQFHHASLENGLQVIAELDTTVQSVAFGFFVRAGSRDETDEVSGVSHFLEHMAFKGTEKFSAEDVNRVFDEVGAQYNAATGEESTMFYSAILPEYLPQTFELQSSVLFPSLRETDFDMEKQVILEEIGMYDDQPSFVAYEHSMRRFFAGHPLGRSVLGTRESVGGLTSAQMRDYHTANYRAGNITLAVAGRTDWQTVLELARQHCSHWPAGDSPRTKRPPQPVASREWIVKDSVQLEQVMELAAAPNGADPLRYAAELLTVIVGDDSSSRLYWDLVDPGHAEVAEISYNDYEDAGTYLTYLSCEAELVRENRERIRAIYETLNRDGITADELELARNKVSTRIVLRGERPMGRLSSLGGNWLTRREYRSVADDLAILRGITLDDMHRLIEQWPLGQTATVGVGSLTEE; encoded by the coding sequence ATGCCTCAGTTTCACCACGCTTCGCTCGAAAACGGCCTGCAGGTCATCGCCGAACTCGACACCACCGTCCAGAGCGTGGCCTTCGGGTTCTTCGTACGGGCCGGCTCGCGCGACGAAACCGACGAAGTCTCCGGCGTCAGCCATTTCCTCGAACACATGGCCTTCAAAGGGACGGAGAAGTTCTCCGCCGAAGACGTCAACCGCGTCTTCGACGAAGTCGGCGCGCAGTACAACGCGGCGACGGGCGAAGAGAGCACGATGTTCTACTCGGCGATTCTCCCCGAGTATCTGCCGCAGACGTTCGAACTTCAGTCGAGTGTCCTGTTTCCGTCGTTGCGGGAGACCGACTTCGACATGGAAAAGCAGGTCATCCTCGAAGAAATCGGCATGTACGACGATCAGCCGTCGTTCGTCGCCTACGAACACTCCATGCGCCGGTTCTTCGCCGGACATCCGCTCGGTCGCTCGGTCCTCGGAACGCGTGAATCCGTCGGCGGGCTGACTTCCGCGCAGATGCGGGATTATCACACCGCAAATTACCGGGCTGGGAACATCACGCTGGCGGTCGCCGGCCGCACCGACTGGCAAACGGTGCTCGAACTGGCCCGTCAGCACTGCAGTCACTGGCCGGCCGGCGATTCACCGCGAACAAAGCGTCCGCCACAGCCGGTCGCATCCCGGGAATGGATCGTCAAAGACTCCGTCCAGCTCGAACAGGTGATGGAGCTGGCGGCGGCCCCGAACGGCGCCGATCCGCTGCGTTACGCGGCGGAACTGCTGACGGTCATCGTCGGCGACGATTCCAGCAGCCGGCTTTACTGGGACCTGGTCGATCCCGGCCACGCCGAGGTCGCGGAAATCAGCTACAACGACTACGAAGACGCCGGCACCTATCTGACGTATCTGAGCTGCGAAGCGGAATTGGTCCGCGAGAACCGCGAGCGGATCCGGGCGATCTACGAGACGCTGAACCGGGACGGGATCACGGCGGACGAGCTGGAGCTGGCTCGGAACAAGGTCAGCACGCGGATCGTCCTGCGAGGCGAACGTCCGATGGGCCGGCTGTCATCGCTGGGGGGGAACTGGCTGACCCGGCGGGAATACCGTTCGGTCGCCGACGACCTGGCCATCCTCCGGGGGATCACGCTGGACGACATGCACCGGCTGATCGAGCAGTGGCCGCTGGGACAGACGGCGACGGTTGGGGTGGGATCGCTGACGGAGGAGTGA
- a CDS encoding M16 family metallopeptidase: MSIPPVIVPPPAGGGLTLILEPMADVESAAFSLLVPAGTSWEPEGGGGTAAAAVDWMLRGAGPYGNREFSDALDHLGVQRHESVAAHQMAFHGACLGDNLPAILKLYGELVRAPRLEEEFFEPVIAGAEQSLLAIEDDPQKKVMVELTRRSYPDPWGRPSEGNLTDLEQATPDSVRQFCQDRIRPQGAILGLAGKFDPDRLIPQIQAAFAGWDRPPVDGAPPETGDFTPGFSHLTQDSTQTHIGVAFPAVPYRDPDYYAAWAAVDILSGGMSSRLFTEVREKRGLCYSVYASLHSLRHAGRVLCYAGTTSERAQATLDVLLVELKRLANGIEPAELARCQARAKSSLIMAQESTGARASSAARDWFHLGRVTSLEEVRGRIEALTVDSVLDYLRRHPAESFSILTVGPEPLAQV, translated from the coding sequence ATGAGCATTCCGCCCGTCATCGTTCCTCCGCCCGCCGGCGGCGGACTCACCTTGATTCTGGAACCGATGGCGGACGTCGAGTCTGCAGCCTTCTCGCTGCTGGTCCCGGCAGGGACGAGCTGGGAACCGGAGGGCGGCGGAGGAACTGCGGCCGCAGCGGTCGACTGGATGCTCCGCGGGGCCGGCCCCTACGGCAATCGCGAGTTCTCAGACGCGCTCGATCACCTCGGAGTCCAGCGGCACGAGTCCGTCGCCGCCCACCAGATGGCTTTTCACGGTGCGTGCCTGGGCGACAACCTGCCAGCGATCCTCAAGCTGTACGGCGAGCTCGTCCGGGCGCCCCGACTGGAAGAGGAATTCTTCGAACCGGTCATCGCGGGAGCCGAGCAATCGTTGCTGGCGATCGAAGACGATCCTCAAAAAAAGGTCATGGTCGAACTGACCCGCCGCAGCTATCCGGATCCCTGGGGCCGTCCCTCGGAAGGAAACCTGACGGACCTCGAACAGGCGACGCCCGACAGCGTCAGACAATTCTGCCAGGATCGAATTCGTCCCCAGGGCGCCATTCTGGGCCTCGCCGGGAAGTTTGATCCCGACCGGCTGATCCCGCAGATTCAAGCCGCCTTCGCGGGCTGGGATCGGCCGCCCGTCGACGGAGCCCCCCCCGAGACCGGCGATTTCACCCCCGGCTTCTCCCATCTCACGCAGGACTCCACGCAGACGCATATCGGCGTCGCGTTTCCCGCGGTGCCGTACCGCGACCCCGATTACTATGCGGCGTGGGCGGCTGTGGACATCCTCAGCGGAGGCATGAGCTCCCGGCTGTTTACGGAAGTCCGCGAAAAGCGAGGTCTCTGCTATTCGGTCTACGCCTCGCTGCATTCTCTGCGGCACGCCGGCCGGGTGCTCTGCTATGCGGGGACTACCTCCGAGCGGGCGCAGGCCACGCTGGATGTGCTGCTCGTCGAGCTGAAACGTCTTGCAAACGGCATCGAGCCGGCGGAACTCGCCCGCTGCCAGGCCCGGGCCAAGAGCTCGCTGATCATGGCCCAGGAATCCACCGGAGCGCGGGCGTCCTCGGCGGCCCGCGACTGGTTCCACCTCGGACGAGTCACGTCCCTCGAAGAAGTCCGCGGGCGGATCGAAGCCCTCACCGTCGACAGCGTGCTGGACTATCTGCGGCGCCACCCGGCCGAAAGCTTTTCGATCCTGACCGTCGGTCCGGAGCCGCTGGCTCAGGTCTGA